One part of the Bacteroidota bacterium genome encodes these proteins:
- a CDS encoding T9SS type A sorting domain-containing protein has protein sequence MKKNLLLLVALIATSFAFAQVNVTSSGGTPTAAYTTLATAFAAVDSGLHTGIISIGISANTTETVSATLIASGSSSASYTSISISPTGGASRTITGAITGHLIDLNGARNVTINGLNSAGNALTISNTATGASSCIRFIADASLNTVTNCTITGSTTSFGNIFFSTGNTNGNDSNTISNNNIGVAGSNYPVNGVYSLGTSSTIENNNNTISSNNIFDFFSATAVTSGINVNSGNSNWIISNNKLYQTATRTYTTGNTHNIIIITSGNGYAITNNTIGYAAANATGVYTLAGTIATRFIGINLSVGTSPSTSVQGNTIAAISLATSSGATTANGVICGINITSGNVNVGTNTGNVIGSNAGVNSIVATPTTTGGLVVGINSSSTGTIDIQNNVIGALSCSGTTATIAGSITGVNVSGAAALITISGNTIGNSTANNMRGGTVGLTTGGSLVSGVNLPSTPTTALINNNTIQNLISVGASTSSYVRGVQTTTASLATAVNWSISNNTINNLTTNSTLTGISSGLCSASGIHHLSSQGSVISQNSISNISNTNTTATTNILVAGIVSANAAVTTSLGTVISRNKIWGLSNASIGTTATAPPIVAGIAVRSGNNIAAINNNMISLGNGQTTNTSFIGIWCNNGSTPNPTANIYYNTVNIEGTATSGALPSFAFLRAQYVSTTANTITVDVKYNIFQNNRNGGTGQHFAISNGFNSTTVSATGWAAGVSNYNVLNANVSTVGHWTSVQTFSGWKTASASDANSISNITTSFVNSASGDLHLNMGTTPTQIESGGAAVSGINNDFDNDVRQGSVGYTGSGFAPDLGADEFNGVQLDLNPPSVSLASLGNSPVTLNRTVSATITDANGVRISTDGPKLYYKKTTDNNTLIGNTSADNGWKYVSATNVGSLFTFNIDYSILNGGAVAANDTIQYFIVAMDSSPNNNIVVSNGTLALTTTSTILGSANFPITGLTSYYRIVGNLSGVVTVGVGGTYSSFTNAGGLFDDINNKYVNGNITAQVISDISTELGSIGLLEFNTAYQLSIVPDAAVLRTVSTTSAVLFGFLGADNVTIDGRSGGSGKYLLLQNNNTSTTSIALLLSNITNTSNGCQNINIRNTLFESGSTNLSGGTLVNNIHIQNNGHRKIFVDSCEFKKAYNGAVVGAGTVTINYDSLFFTNNIFGEDLATKYLTFSGIQLFYTSNSFVKNNIFKNLVTNLAINNSSILVNTGCSNVVVEQNRMFGNRSTNTGLYGTYGISVLAGTNITIKNNAIYNINSASYNLTTTTDNTYGIRLAVASGVKIYNNSISIDSASLNTTSAQYTACIANFGATGVEIVNNILRNAQTGFTGSKAYALYLSSGTVTNASNNVLYTTGPNAVLSLVGTTDYASLPALQAITSSHANSSTVNPNYTDANSNLTPLSCIVNNSGIALSDVTNDINGTARSSNPDIGAFEFTPAPITAPTATSPINYCKNSSTTSLSATGVNTLIWYTNAVGGVGNLTAPIPTTTTPGSINFYVADSNQILGCVSPRTQIVVNISDSVYNNTITSSPQTICSGSTPASLTASTPTGGDGTTYTYSWLSSTTSATAGFAAASGTNNTQNYTPGALTASTWYRRRVTSGSCAADTTAAVAVTVNAVIADNTIASSQSILSGATPTGLTGALPTGGNSTYTYTWLISTTSATTGFSAIGSSNTQNYSPGALTANTWYRRLVVSGSCSDTSSAVAISVTSAIANNTISGTSTICSGSTPTGLTGALPTGATGTYTYTWLSSTTSATAGFSVIASSNTQNYSPGSLTQTTWYRRYVVSGAASDTSTAVTITVNTPGIWGGTVSAAWNNTANWTCPQIPTSTTNVTISSGATNMPTITDVQQCNNLTINSGATLTLIGATAQLNLYGAFTNNGTFTNSSTGKTVFSGSTQQTVPAGNYTKLQINNATGVILGGAVVLSDSLLLSNGILTLDANNLTLGASSYASAGSATSFIRTNGTGSIIVNGVGSTGKTGSVRIPVGNATYNPAILVNTGTTDNYTVRLFDSVTTNYTGSVATGAKLTSNALNRTWIINEGTAGGSNATVTLQWNTADELSGFNRALCYVARYNGTVWMSTTSATATGSNPYTQTRSGITSFSPFSVGSGGTLPVELVVFAGTRKSEKAYLRWTTASEINNDYFIVERSLDNKVFEPIGQKIKGQGNSNNVNQYESVDADAMNYALANNSSTVYYRLRQVDFDGSINYSKSISILFDDEFIVFNATISPNPFDGLVQLNVLTNNEAPAQIEIIDIKGLVVYSEKLNFLQGNSNYVLHNLDQLAEGMYFIKVKQGIDVKVIKATKTNSIK, from the coding sequence ATGAAAAAAAATTTACTATTATTAGTTGCTCTCATTGCAACCAGTTTTGCCTTTGCTCAGGTGAATGTAACATCATCGGGGGGGACTCCCACAGCAGCTTATACAACGCTAGCTACTGCTTTTGCAGCTGTGGATAGTGGTTTGCATACAGGTATTATATCTATTGGCATTTCGGCCAATACTACTGAAACTGTTTCTGCTACACTAATTGCAAGCGGTAGCAGTTCTGCGTCTTATACCAGTATTTCAATATCGCCAACTGGTGGTGCTTCAAGAACCATTACAGGTGCTATTACAGGTCATTTAATTGACTTAAATGGTGCAAGAAATGTTACCATTAATGGATTGAATTCTGCTGGTAACGCACTAACAATTAGCAATACAGCAACTGGTGCTTCTAGTTGTATTCGCTTTATTGCAGATGCGTCTTTGAATACCGTTACAAACTGTACAATTACAGGTTCAACAACGTCATTTGGTAACATCTTTTTTTCTACCGGCAATACTAATGGTAATGATAGTAATACCATAAGCAATAACAATATTGGTGTTGCAGGAAGTAATTACCCTGTAAATGGAGTTTACTCCTTAGGTACGAGTTCAACCATTGAAAATAATAACAATACAATATCAAGCAATAATATTTTCGATTTTTTTAGTGCTACCGCTGTAACTAGTGGTATCAATGTTAATTCTGGCAATTCAAATTGGATCATTAGTAATAACAAATTATATCAAACAGCCACCAGAACTTACACTACAGGAAATACACACAATATTATTATTATTACTTCGGGAAATGGTTATGCTATAACAAACAATACTATTGGCTATGCAGCGGCAAACGCTACAGGAGTTTATACTTTGGCAGGAACTATTGCCACCAGGTTTATAGGAATAAATTTAAGTGTAGGAACATCACCATCTACTTCTGTTCAAGGTAATACAATTGCAGCAATTAGTTTAGCAACATCAAGTGGCGCTACAACAGCTAATGGCGTTATTTGTGGTATTAATATTACAAGCGGAAATGTAAATGTAGGGACTAATACCGGAAATGTGATTGGTTCCAATGCTGGTGTTAATAGCATTGTTGCTACACCTACCACTACAGGCGGTTTAGTAGTGGGAATAAACTCTAGTTCAACTGGAACTATTGATATTCAAAACAATGTTATTGGCGCGTTGTCATGTTCAGGCACAACTGCTACAATAGCAGGTAGTATAACTGGGGTTAATGTTTCTGGGGCAGCGGCCTTAATAACCATTTCAGGTAATACTATTGGTAATTCAACTGCTAACAATATGAGAGGTGGAACAGTTGGTTTAACTACGGGTGGTTCGTTGGTTAGTGGTGTTAACTTACCTTCAACTCCTACAACAGCTTTAATAAATAACAATACAATTCAAAATCTAATATCAGTAGGGGCTAGCACTTCTTCATATGTTAGAGGAGTACAAACAACAACAGCATCGCTCGCTACCGCTGTTAATTGGTCTATATCTAATAATACTATTAATAATCTTACTACTAATTCAACCTTAACTGGTATTAGTAGTGGTTTGTGCTCAGCAAGTGGAATTCATCATTTGTCTTCTCAAGGTTCTGTTATTTCACAAAACAGTATTAGTAATATCTCGAATACTAATACAACTGCAACCACAAATATACTTGTAGCCGGTATTGTATCGGCCAATGCTGCAGTAACTACAAGTTTAGGAACTGTTATTAGTAGAAATAAAATTTGGGGCTTGAGCAATGCTTCTATTGGAACTACAGCAACTGCACCTCCTATTGTAGCCGGGATAGCTGTTAGATCGGGTAACAATATTGCTGCTATTAATAACAATATGATATCATTGGGTAATGGACAAACAACCAATACTTCTTTTATTGGAATTTGGTGTAATAATGGTTCAACTCCAAATCCCACTGCAAATATCTATTACAATACTGTAAATATAGAAGGAACTGCGACCTCAGGAGCATTACCAAGTTTTGCTTTTTTAAGAGCTCAATATGTTTCTACAACAGCTAATACAATTACTGTAGATGTTAAGTATAATATATTTCAAAATAATCGCAATGGTGGCACAGGACAGCATTTCGCTATAAGTAATGGATTTAATAGTACAACGGTAAGTGCTACAGGTTGGGCTGCTGGTGTATCAAATTATAATGTGTTAAATGCCAATGTATCTACAGTTGGTCATTGGACAAGTGTACAAACTTTTTCTGGTTGGAAAACTGCTTCTGCTAGTGATGCAAATAGTATTTCTAATATTACAACAAGTTTTGTTAATTCAGCTTCTGGAGATTTGCATTTAAATATGGGTACTACACCTACTCAAATTGAGTCAGGAGGAGCGGCTGTTTCTGGTATTAATAATGATTTTGATAACGATGTACGTCAAGGTTCTGTTGGTTATACTGGGTCTGGTTTCGCCCCTGATTTAGGTGCGGACGAATTTAATGGCGTTCAACTTGATTTAAATCCGCCTAGTGTTTCTCTTGCATCATTAGGTAATAGTCCAGTAACTTTAAATAGAACAGTTTCTGCTACTATTACTGATGCTAATGGCGTTAGAATTAGTACTGATGGACCTAAATTATATTACAAAAAGACTACTGATAATAATACTTTAATCGGTAATACTAGTGCTGATAATGGTTGGAAATATGTAAGTGCAACTAATGTTGGTTCGTTGTTTACTTTCAATATTGATTATTCAATATTGAATGGTGGTGCTGTGGCTGCAAACGATACAATTCAGTATTTTATTGTTGCTATGGATAGTTCTCCAAATAATAATATTGTTGTTAGTAACGGAACTTTGGCATTAACCACCACTAGCACGATATTGGGATCAGCTAATTTTCCAATTACAGGTTTAACTAGTTATTATAGAATAGTAGGTAATCTTTCCGGAGTTGTAACAGTTGGTGTTGGGGGGACTTATTCATCATTTACCAATGCAGGCGGTTTGTTTGATGATATTAATAATAAATATGTAAATGGCAATATTACAGCACAAGTAATAAGCGATATTAGTACTGAATTAGGTTCAATTGGATTGTTAGAATTTAATACAGCCTATCAATTGTCAATAGTTCCAGATGCTGCTGTGTTGCGCACTGTTTCTACTACATCAGCCGTTTTGTTTGGCTTTTTGGGTGCTGATAATGTAACAATTGATGGGAGAAGTGGTGGTAGTGGTAAGTATTTGTTATTACAAAATAACAATACATCTACTACTTCAATTGCATTGCTACTTTCTAATATAACAAATACTAGTAATGGATGTCAAAATATAAATATAAGAAATACCTTGTTTGAAAGTGGAAGTACCAATTTATCAGGAGGTACATTGGTTAATAATATACATATCCAAAACAACGGGCATAGGAAAATTTTTGTGGATAGTTGCGAGTTTAAAAAGGCTTATAATGGTGCTGTTGTTGGTGCAGGAACGGTTACTATTAACTATGATAGCTTATTTTTTACCAATAATATTTTTGGAGAAGATTTAGCAACTAAATATTTAACCTTTTCTGGAATTCAATTATTCTATACCTCTAATTCGTTTGTTAAAAATAATATATTTAAAAATTTAGTAACTAATTTAGCAATAAACAATAGTTCTATTTTAGTAAATACAGGTTGTTCAAATGTTGTGGTAGAGCAAAATAGAATGTTTGGAAATAGATCTACAAATACAGGGCTTTATGGCACTTATGGTATAAGTGTATTAGCAGGTACAAATATTACCATAAAGAACAATGCTATTTATAATATTAATTCAGCGTCTTATAATTTAACAACGACAACCGATAATACATATGGTATAAGATTGGCTGTGGCATCGGGGGTGAAAATATATAACAATAGCATCTCAATTGATAGTGCTTCTTTAAATACAACCTCTGCTCAATATACAGCTTGTATTGCAAATTTTGGAGCTACTGGCGTTGAAATTGTAAACAATATTTTAAGAAACGCCCAAACTGGTTTTACGGGTTCAAAAGCTTATGCACTGTATTTATCATCAGGAACTGTAACTAACGCAAGTAATAATGTTTTATATACTACAGGTCCGAATGCAGTTTTGTCATTGGTTGGTACTACAGACTATGCCTCTTTACCAGCATTACAAGCAATTACAAGTTCACATGCTAATTCATCTACCGTGAATCCAAATTATACTGATGCAAATAGTAATTTAACACCATTGTCTTGTATTGTAAATAATAGCGGTATAGCTTTGTCAGATGTAACCAATGATATCAATGGAACAGCCAGGAGTTCAAACCCTGATATTGGAGCTTTTGAGTTTACACCGGCACCAATTACAGCTCCAACCGCTACTAGTCCAATAAACTATTGTAAAAATAGCTCTACTACTAGTTTATCAGCTACAGGAGTTAATACATTAATATGGTACACCAATGCAGTTGGTGGGGTAGGTAATTTAACAGCACCAATTCCTACAACTACAACGCCAGGTAGCATTAATTTTTACGTAGCAGATAGCAACCAAATATTGGGTTGTGTTTCTCCAAGAACACAAATTGTAGTTAACATAAGCGATTCCGTTTATAATAATACAATTACTTCATCGCCACAAACCATTTGTTCGGGTTCAACCCCTGCATCATTAACAGCATCAACTCCAACCGGTGGTGACGGAACTACTTATACTTACTCATGGTTGAGTTCAACTACAAGTGCCACTGCAGGTTTTGCAGCAGCAAGTGGAACTAACAATACCCAAAACTATACTCCGGGTGCTTTAACAGCCAGTACATGGTATAGAAGAAGAGTAACATCAGGATCATGTGCAGCAGATACTACAGCAGCAGTAGCCGTAACAGTAAATGCTGTAATAGCAGACAATACCATAGCCAGCAGCCAATCTATTTTAAGTGGAGCAACGCCAACCGGATTAACTGGTGCATTGCCAACAGGTGGAAACAGCACTTATACTTATACATGGTTGATATCAACTACCAGTGCAACAACAGGCTTTAGTGCTATAGGTAGCAGCAATACCCAAAACTACAGTCCGGGTGCTTTAACTGCAAATACATGGTATAGAAGATTAGTAGTTTCAGGTTCATGCTCTGATACCTCAAGCGCTGTAGCTATTAGTGTAACAAGTGCCATAGCTAATAATACTATAAGTGGTACAAGTACTATTTGCTCAGGTTCAACGCCAACAGGTTTAACTGGTGCATTACCAACCGGAGCAACAGGAACTTATACTTATACTTGGTTAAGTTCAACTACTAGTGCAACTGCAGGCTTTAGTGTCATAGCCAGTAGCAATACACAAAACTATAGCCCGGGTTCATTAACGCAAACTACATGGTACAGACGTTACGTGGTATCGGGTGCTGCAAGCGATACTTCTACTGCGGTAACAATTACTGTAAATACTCCGGGTATCTGGGGTGGTACTGTGAGTGCTGCATGGAATAATACGGCTAACTGGACTTGTCCTCAAATACCAACATCAACTACCAATGTTACTATTAGCAGTGGTGCTACTAATATGCCAACTATTACAGATGTACAACAATGTAATAATTTAACTATAAATAGCGGAGCAACCTTAACTTTAATAGGTGCAACTGCACAATTAAATTTATATGGTGCATTTACCAATAATGGAACATTTACCAATAGCAGCACAGGTAAAACAGTGTTTAGTGGAAGTACACAACAAACAGTACCGGCAGGTAATTACACTAAATTGCAAATAAACAATGCTACAGGAGTTATATTAGGTGGAGCAGTAGTTTTAAGCGATTCATTATTGTTGAGCAATGGTATACTTACATTAGATGCTAACAATTTAACATTAGGTGCCAGTTCTTATGCCAGTGCAGGAAGTGCAACCAGTTTTATAAGAACCAATGGAACAGGTTCAATTATAGTAAACGGAGTCGGTAGTACAGGTAAAACAGGTAGTGTAAGAATACCGGTAGGAAATGCCACTTACAACCCGGCTATATTAGTGAATACAGGAACAACCGATAACTATACAGTACGTTTATTTGATAGTGTAACAACAAACTATACAGGTTCGGTAGCAACAGGTGCTAAGTTAACCAGTAACGCATTAAACCGCACTTGGATTATAAACGAAGGAACTGCAGGTGGAAGCAATGCAACAGTAACATTACAATGGAATACAGCTGATGAATTATCAGGCTTTAACCGTGCATTATGTTATGTAGCCCGTTACAATGGAACCGTTTGGATGAGTACTACTTCAGCAACTGCAACAGGTTCAAATCCATACACACAAACCCGTTCAGGTATTACTTCATTTTCTCCATTTAGTGTGGGTAGCGGAGGAACTTTACCGGTTGAGTTAGTAGTATTTGCCGGTACAAGAAAATCGGAAAAAGCATACTTAAGATGGACTACAGCCAGTGAAATAAACAACGATTATTTTATAGTAGAACGCAGTTTAGACAATAAAGTATTCGAGCCAATCGGACAAAAAATAAAAGGCCAGGGCAATAGCAATAATGTTAATCAGTATGAAAGTGTTGATGCAGATGCTATGAATTATGCTTTAGCTAATAATAGTTCAACGGTTTATTATCGTTTACGTCAGGTTGATTTTGATGGCAGTATTAATTATTCAAAATCAATCAGCATATTATTTGATGATGAGTTTATAGTATTCAATGCTACTATTTCTCCTAATCCGTTTGATGGTTTAGTGCAATTAAATGTTTTAACAAATAATGAAGCACCAGCACAAATAGAAATAATTGACATCAAAGGTTTGGTTGTATACTCAGAAAAATTGAATTTCTTACAAGGAAACTCGAACTATGTATTGCATAACTTAGATCAGTTAGCCGAAGGAATGTACTTTATAAAAGTAAAACAGGGTATTGATGTAAAAGTAATTAAAGCAACCAAAACCAATAGTATTAAATAA